In the Pectinatus sottacetonis genome, TTTCATTGGCAATGTTCACCATTTCGTTTTTATCATCAGCAAGAATTATTATGCCATTGTCCTGCCATGATTTATAAGCAGTTTTTCCTGTAGACAAGTCTTTTACAAAACTTTCTAGTTTTTCTTGTACTTTCTGAGCATAATTTGAATCCGTGGTTATTAATGTAGCTCTGGCACTGGGATCATGTTCACTTTGGGCCAGTAAATCTATTGCTGTGTATTCAGGGTTAGTGGTTCCATCGGCAATAATAAGCACCTCACTTGGACCAGCAAGACTATCTATACCTACTTCTCCCAATACTTGTCGTTTGGCTTCGGTTACAAATTTATTGCCAGGTCCTACGATCATATCTACCGGGCGTATAGTTTTTGTGCCATAAGTCAATGCGGCAACAGCCTGCGCTCCGCCAACACAATAAATTTCATCCACACCGCCTATGTCCATGGACACTAATACAGCAGGATGAATTGTTCCGTATTTTCCTGTTGCTGGACTTACAGCAACTATTCTTTTTACTCCGGCAATTTTAGCAGGAATTGATAACATTAGTGCTGTACTAGGAAGGGGATATCTGCCTCCAGGGACGTAGGCTCCACATGATTTTACTGGAATGAGTTTGTGCCCTAAAGTAACACCAGCAATTTTGCTGGGAGTTTTTAGTTCTTGCAGACAGTCCATTTGTTTTTGCGCATAAAATGAAATTTGCTCGGCAGCAAATTTTAATTGTTTTATGGTTTCAGGTGTTACTTGGTCATAGGCTCTTTTTATCTGTTCTTTTGTAATTTTTAAAGACGGAAGGTCTATTTTATCAAATTTTTTACTTAATTCTTTTAAAACAGAATCACCATTTTG is a window encoding:
- the hisD gene encoding histidinol dehydrogenase, with translation MKIIKQAEQKTYGRSAELTTSVASIIKNVRQNGDSVLKELSKKFDKIDLPSLKITKEQIKRAYDQVTPETIKQLKFAAEQISFYAQKQMDCLQELKTPSKIAGVTLGHKLIPVKSCGAYVPGGRYPLPSTALMLSIPAKIAGVKRIVAVSPATGKYGTIHPAVLVSMDIGGVDEIYCVGGAQAVAALTYGTKTIRPVDMIVGPGNKFVTEAKRQVLGEVGIDSLAGPSEVLIIADGTTNPEYTAIDLLAQSEHDPSARATLITTDSNYAQKVQEKLESFVKDLSTGKTAYKSWQDNGIIILADDKNEMVNIANEMAPEHLEVQTADSIELSKKLVNYGSLFIGEYTPVAFGDYCSGTNHTLPTMRTARYSNGVYVGTFIRTLFYQHITKTGCRNLSNACMHLAEVEGLMAHKKSVSVRLNDK